A stretch of DNA from Halioglobus japonicus:
TTCCATGCCGATGATAAAAACGTGGGGGAATTCCAGACCCTTGGATGCGTGCATGGTCATCATCTGCACGTTGTCCGGGCTCGCGTCTTCCTCTTCCTGTTGTTCCATGAGGTCGCGCAGAATCAACCGTGAGATCGCCTCGTTCAGGCCCACCTCTTCGTCGCTCATCACCTTGTGCAGTGAGTCCACCAGGAAGTGTACGTTGCTCATGCGCCGCTGCGCCACATCCTCGCTGGAGCTTAGTTGCACGAGGTGGTCCTCGTAGCGCATGTCGCGAATCATTTCGCGCACGGCGGCAATGCCGTCACCGGTCTCTACGCGGCGGCGGAAGCTGTCTACCCAGGTACGGAATTCCCGCAACCGATTCAGGCCGGCCTCGGGTATATCGCCGCTATCGGCCCGGCCGCAGGCCTGGCTTAAACTGCACTGGCGCGCATTGGCGACATTGCCTAATGCTTCCAGAGTGGAGGCGCCGAGCTTGCGGCGCGGCACGTTGGCAATACGCAGAAAGGCATTGTCGTCATCCTCGTTCACCAGCAGGCGCAGGTAGGCCATGATGTCCTTGACCTCGTTGCGACTGAAGAAGCTGGTGCCGCCGGACATGTGATAGGGCACTTGCTGTTGCTGCAGGGCAATTTCCATCAGGCGGGCCTGATGATTGCCGCGGTAGAGAATGGCGTAATCACCAAAGCGGGTTTTCTTGCGCAGCTTGTGGTCGATTATCTCGGCCACCACCTGCTCGGCCTCGTGGTTTTCATCGCTGCAGCGGATAACGCGCAGTGGGTCGCCGTAGCCCAGCTCACTCCACAGTGCCTTGTCGAAGACGTGCGGGTTGTTGGCGATAAGCGTATTGGCGGCTTTGAGAATACGGGAGGTGGAACGGTAGTTTTGTTCCAGTTTCACCAGCTTCAGGGCGGGGAAATCCTCCTGAAGCATGGCCAGGTTTTCCGGTTTGGCGCCGCGCCAGGCGTAGATGGACTGGTCGTCGTCGCCTACCACGGTGAGTCCTCCGCGCAGCCCTACCAGTTGTTTTACCAGCAGGTACTGGCTGGAGTTGGTGTCCTGGTATTCGTCCACCAGCAGGTAGTGAATCTGGTTCTGCCATTTCTCCAGCACCGCGGGGTGCTCCTCGAACAGTACCGTGGGCAGCAGGATAAGATCATCAAAGTCCAGGGCATTGTAGGCCTTAAGCGCGCGCTGGTAGCGCAGATAAGCCTGGGCGCACAAAATCTCCGCCGGCGACTTGGCTTTGGCCACTGCCTGTTCTGGCAGCAGGCGGTCGTTTTTCCAGTTGGATATCTGGTTGGCAATCGTCTGGGCCTGGTCGCCGTCTGAACCGTGCTCCTGAATCAGCAGGTCCTTGATCAGGGCCTGGGTGTCCTGGCCGTCGAAGATTGAAAAGCCGGTTTTGAGGCTCAGGTATTTGCGCTCGTGACGAATGATCTTCAGGCCCAACTGATGAAAGGTGCTCACGGTAAGCCCCTCGCCATTATTGCCCAGCAGTTTGCCAACCCGCTCCTTCATTTCCCGGGCCGCCTTATTGGTAAATGTCACGGCGGCAATCCGGTTGGCGCGATAGCCACAGGTCTGCACGAGATAGGCAATTTTCTGGGTGATTACGCTGGTTTTGCCGGAGCCGGCACCGGCGAGCACCAACAGCGGGCCGTCGATGTAGCGGACAGCCTCGCGCTGACGGGGATTTAACTGGGTCACTGAATCTTATAACTGAAAATCGAACAAGCCGCAGAGTCTACCAGATTGTGGCGAAATTACCGGCGACTTATAGTCCAGGTGGCGAGACGGAGCTCGCGCCAGATCGTTGCCGTGGCAGAAAATGTCATACGCTTCTGGCCGAATGGTACAGTCGCCGGCGGCCGGTAGTTTAAATGGATAAACGCCGCTTCCTAATTCCTCTGGAGCGCTTGTGGCGTCTCTGTCTTGGGGTATGTTGAGCGCCTCAGTTTGATGTCGCAACGGACCCACACATGACCCAAGACGCTTTTATTTACGACGCTATTCGCACGCCCCGTGGCAAGGGCAAGCCAGGTGGCGGCCTCTACGAGGTCAAGCCCATTGACCTGGTGACCAACCTGCTGGAGGAGATGAAATCCCGCCACAACCTGGATACCACCCAGGTGGAGGATTTCATCTGTGCCACCGGTGAACCGGTCAACGAGCAAGGGCAGAATATTGCCAAAACTGCATTGGTGTATTCCAGCTGGAATGATATTACCGTCGGTGCCCAACTGCACCGCTACTGTGCCGGTGGCCTCGATGCAGTGAACAACATCGCCATGAAAATCATGTCCGGCATGGAGTCTATGGGCGTTGCCGGCGGTGTTGAGAGTATGTCCCGCCTTGGCATCGGTGCATCCGGTGCGGCCGCAGGCGATGCCTGGGTGGCCATGCAGAGCTATGGCATATCCCAGGGCCTCGGCGCTGACCTGATGGCGCACCTGGACGGCTTCAGCCGTGAGGACGTCGACCGCTATGCCTGTGAGTCACAGCGCCGCGCTGGCCATGCCCGTGACAATGGCTATTTCGACAAATCAATTGTGCCGGTCAAGGACCTCAATGGCGTCACTGTGCTCGATCGCGATGAACTCATCCGTCCCACGGACATGGACAGCCTGGCCCGTCTCAATCCGTCTTTTGCCATGTTTAACGATTTCGGCCATGGCGATTTCCTCAAGTTTAAGTATCCGCAGGTAGAGAAAATTAACTGCGTACATACCCCGGGCAACTCCTCCGGTGTCGTCGATGGCGCCTCGCTGGTGCTGCTCGGCAACAAGCAGGCAGGGGACGACCAGGGCCTGAAGCCGCGGGCGCGCATCAAGGCGATGGCCGTTACCGGCAGTGAACCCACCATTATGCTGGCCGGTCCGGCACCTGCCTCAGAGAAAGCGTTGAAGATGGCGGGAATGACCGTCGACGATATCGACCTGTTCGAGCTCAATGAGGCGTTTGCTTCGGTGGTGTTGCGCTATCAGCGACTCATGGGCGTAGCCGATGACAAGATCAACGTGAACGGCGGCGCGATTGCCATGGGGCATCCCATTGGCGCCACCGGTGCCATTGTGCTGGGAACGCTGCTGGATGAGCTGGAGCGTCGCGATTTGAACACCGGCCTGGTCACCCTGTGTGCCGGTGGCGGTATCGGCATTGCCACTATCATCGAGCGTGTTTAAGGAGTTGTAGAGATGAGTTATATCCGACTGGAAAAAGACGCCGATGGCATTGTTGACCTGATTTTTGATCAGGAGGGCAAGTCGGTGAATGTTATGGGTGAAGAATACGCAGAGGCCATGCCCAAAGCACTGGACGAACTGGAAGCCATGGGTGATGAGCTTAAGGGCCTGTATATTCGCTCCGGTAAGCCCGGTCAGTTCTTTGCTGGCGGCGACATTACCATGATGCTGGAGATGGACCTCAATCCGTCTCAGGAAGAGCGGGAAGAAATGCACCGGGGACTGCTCGATGCCAAGGAGCCACTGGCCCGTATTGAGCGCCTGGGCGTACCGGTAGCCGTGGGTATTAATGGCCCGGCACTGGGTGGTGGTTATGAGATTGCGCTGGCTTGCCATTACCGCATTGCAATGGATTCCCCGAAAGTGAAAGTCGGCCTGCCCGAGGC
This window harbors:
- the rep gene encoding DNA helicase Rep, with translation MTQLNPRQREAVRYIDGPLLVLAGAGSGKTSVITQKIAYLVQTCGYRANRIAAVTFTNKAAREMKERVGKLLGNNGEGLTVSTFHQLGLKIIRHERKYLSLKTGFSIFDGQDTQALIKDLLIQEHGSDGDQAQTIANQISNWKNDRLLPEQAVAKAKSPAEILCAQAYLRYQRALKAYNALDFDDLILLPTVLFEEHPAVLEKWQNQIHYLLVDEYQDTNSSQYLLVKQLVGLRGGLTVVGDDDQSIYAWRGAKPENLAMLQEDFPALKLVKLEQNYRSTSRILKAANTLIANNPHVFDKALWSELGYGDPLRVIRCSDENHEAEQVVAEIIDHKLRKKTRFGDYAILYRGNHQARLMEIALQQQQVPYHMSGGTSFFSRNEVKDIMAYLRLLVNEDDDNAFLRIANVPRRKLGASTLEALGNVANARQCSLSQACGRADSGDIPEAGLNRLREFRTWVDSFRRRVETGDGIAAVREMIRDMRYEDHLVQLSSSEDVAQRRMSNVHFLVDSLHKVMSDEEVGLNEAISRLILRDLMEQQEEEDASPDNVQMMTMHASKGLEFPHVFIIGMEENLLPHRSSVEDGNVEEERRLAYVGITRARETLAMTMARTRRQFGETINCEPSRFLDELPAGDLTWQGGEDEEEGANEQRGQETLAGLMSMFTQ
- a CDS encoding acetyl-CoA C-acetyltransferase — encoded protein: MTQDAFIYDAIRTPRGKGKPGGGLYEVKPIDLVTNLLEEMKSRHNLDTTQVEDFICATGEPVNEQGQNIAKTALVYSSWNDITVGAQLHRYCAGGLDAVNNIAMKIMSGMESMGVAGGVESMSRLGIGASGAAAGDAWVAMQSYGISQGLGADLMAHLDGFSREDVDRYACESQRRAGHARDNGYFDKSIVPVKDLNGVTVLDRDELIRPTDMDSLARLNPSFAMFNDFGHGDFLKFKYPQVEKINCVHTPGNSSGVVDGASLVLLGNKQAGDDQGLKPRARIKAMAVTGSEPTIMLAGPAPASEKALKMAGMTVDDIDLFELNEAFASVVLRYQRLMGVADDKINVNGGAIAMGHPIGATGAIVLGTLLDELERRDLNTGLVTLCAGGGIGIATIIERV